A section of the Apostichopus japonicus isolate 1M-3 chromosome 1, ASM3797524v1, whole genome shotgun sequence genome encodes:
- the LOC139970083 gene encoding uncharacterized protein: MDTTGFLRDIQPSFFQCPICMQHYQKPKLLPCLHRYCGNCLQKVLHDQRERFSCRLCNYVCLIPSNGVEGFKTDTHMELMVIFADIQNAFSSGETRECVSCSYDFKVAAYCFKCHGYLCFKCSTAHPSGDTTADHLHHMLARNTVDPENLTLDELASLTEAPRCHVLNHGNRFAQQCCSTCANLPVCVDCIHNDHQTHSLDSVTLVSKSERERMNNKIEVLRREMRYLDNLKGRINNVQRQLDANVTEKRSKIRSLYDRESSEIEIRLRENSEELDRSLDLINNEENEVLRGVHQERNEEMFAISEKYQRIIDSILIENENKRQRLKVKHLKRETNITSKEQTLDKVYQSLNYTIAKEQSENLEEIERILEHSNNTLSRLQNLDTTVFSIMGMRDEWKDVLYLPDISVASEPLVKDVIKEFPQLEELSDFPVGELKPVYIDHGTITEDSVVDIEGIDARGWQINGMTSVGEGSIVVTGRVSDEASHITVINAKGKMLRQPERKKKTRRSMYSPFRYCASLTESKIATTCQCSSNILALFDARNGSSSRKDITEVTTKEGSSTSWHVSCMATSSAKKQILVGSFDRRDVHVFTDQLKHSHTLLLPDVVRWPRDMAVYHGNLLVCDDEGGRACLVTMATPQADEDAVVECSLVCELPKPGLQNSDCRPICICTDTSGFIYMLWDVTIAGQLKSVLVQYSQDGRQLLTKRPVDGNARSLATMETKKGEKLLIATERTGKLYSYGLVKGSYDE; the protein is encoded by the exons ATGGACACAACCGGCTTTCTGCGAGATATTCAGCCAAGTTTCTTCCAGTGTCCAATTTGTATGCAACACTACCAGAAACCAAAACTATTACCATGTCTACATCGATATTGCGGCAATTGTTTGCAAAAAGTTCTGCATGATCAGCGAGAACGGTTTAGCTGCCGTTTGTGTAATTACGTTTGTCTAATACCTAGCAACGGTGTGGAAGGGTTTAAGACAGACACTCATATGGAGTTGATGGTTATTTTTGCCGACATACAAAACGCCTTTAGCAGCGGAGAAACAAGAGAGTGCGTTAGTTGCTCGTACGATTTCAAAGTAGCTGCGTACTGCTTCAAATGTCATGGGTACTTGTGCTTCAAGTGTTCCACTGCTCACCCCAGTGGAGACACGACCGCCGACCATCTTCATCACATGTTGGCGCGAAACACGGTTGACCCAGAGAACCTCACCCTGGATGAATTAGCTTCCCTTACGGAGGCCCCAAGATGCCATGTGCTGAATCACGGCAACAGATTCGCACAGCAATGTTGTTCTACGTGTGCCAATCTTCCTGTGTGCGTAGATTGCATTCACAATGACCATCAGACCCACAGCCTTGACAGCGTCACGTTGGTATCCAAGTCGGAAAGAGAACGGATGAACAACAAAATTGAAGTTCTAAGAAGGGAAATGAGGTATTTGGATAACCTAAAGGGAAGGATTAATAACGTGCAAAGACAATTGGATGCAAATGTTACCGAAAAGAGAAGTAAAATACGCTCGTTGTATGACAGGGAGTCAAGCGAAATCGAGATACGGTTGAGGGAGAACAGCGAAGAGTTAGACCGCTCTCTTGACCTCATAAACAACGAAGAGAATGAGGTACTTCGCGGTGTACACCAGGAGAGAAATGAAGAGATGTTTGCTATATCAGAGAAGTATCAACGTATCATTGACTCGATCCTGAtagaaaacgaaaacaaaagacaaaggttaaaggtcaagcATCTCAAAAGAGAAACCAATATCACCTCTAAAGAGCAAACATTAGATAAAGTCTATCAAAGCTTGAACTATACCATAGCAAAGGAACAGAGTGAAAATCTTGAAGAAATTGAAAGGATCTTGGAACATTCTAACAATACTCTCAGCCGATTACAGAATCTCGATACGACAGTGTTCAGTATCATGGGTATGAGAGACGAATGGAAAGATGTTTTGTATCTTCCTGATATCAGTGTGGCAAGCGAACCGTTGGTAAAGGACGTCATTAAAGAATTCCCACAGTTGGAAGAGCTTTCTGATTTTCCGGTCGGGGAGCTAAAGCCAGTTTATATTGATCATGGAACGATCACTGAAGACTCTGTGGTCGATATCGAGGGCATTGATGCAAGAGGATGGCAGATCAACGGGATGACAAGTGTCGGTGAAGGCAGTATCGTTGTTACTGGTAGGGTTTCGGACGAGGCTTCACATATTACTGTAATCAACGCAAAAGGTAAAATGTTACGGCAACcggaaaggaaaaagaaaactcGACGCTCAATGTACTCGCCATTTCGTTACTGCGCATCGTTGACGGAATCAAAGATTGCAACAACTTGCCAATGTTCATCGAACATATTAGCATTGTTTGATGCTCGCAACGGTTCGTCCAGCAGGAAGGATATCACTGAAGTAACAACTAAGGAAGGATCATCGACGTCATGGCACGTCTCCTGCATGGCAACCAGTTCCGCGAAGAAACAGATCTTGGTCGGTAGTTTTGACAGGCGAGATGTCCATGTATTTACTGATCAGTTAAAACACAGCCATACATTATTATTACCAGACGTGGTACGGTGGCCAAGAGACATGGCGGTTTACCACGGTAATCTTCTCGTGTGCGACGACGAAGGTGGTAGAGCATGCCTCGTCACCATGGCAACACCTCAGGCTGACGAGGACGCGGTAGTGGAATGTAGCCTTGTCTGTGAGCTACCTAAACCAGGGCTTCAGAATAGTGACTGTAGACCCATATGCATTTGTACAGACACAAGTgggtttatatatatgttatgggATGTGACAATTGCTGGACAGTTAAAGTCTGTACTTGTACAGTACagccaagatggccgccaactgTTAACAAAAAGACCAGTCGATGGCAACGCGAGATCACTAGCGACTATGGAGActaaaaagggagaaaaactTCTGATTGCTACGGAGAGGACAGGGAAATTGTACTCCTACGGTTTG GTCAAGGGATCATATGACGAATAA